The following proteins are encoded in a genomic region of Spirosoma sp. SC4-14:
- a CDS encoding SPFH domain-containing protein has product MELVPFLSGWAWVVALFLAIVLYKWVLRFLFGMVIVPEDRIGLVTKKYVLVGDARGLPDGRIIATKGEAGYQAQTLAPGLYWWMWPWQYGIAMQPFTVIPEGKIGLVLANDGTELPTGNILARRVDCDNFQDTERFLTNNGQKGRQTALLTPGTYRINPYAFTITIADMTVIHENMVGVITTLDGAPLPPGQIAGRHIEGHNNFQNIDYFLQQGGNRGLQPQVVLAGSYYINPWAVQIEEIPMTEVPIGHVGVVISYIGEDGEDLTGESFKHGNIVRKGFRGVWMEPLGPGKYPINSYTMKVEGVPTTNLVLNWANARTEAHALDRNLSTITVRSKDGFPFNLDVAQIIHIPSVEAPKVIARFGSMTNLVSQVLEPTIGNYFRNSAQDSDVIAFLSTRKERQEAAREHIRAVLEVYNVNAVDTLIGDIVPPDSLMKTLTDRKIAQEEEKTYETQRMAQEKRQGMERETALADIQREVVKAQQSVEIAQRTADAAVKKSEGEARSLKLQVGAEAEATKIRAEANAEARRRQAAADAEATKLTAEAEAERIAKTGTAEAEKILAIGRSTAEAYELQVKAMGDENFTRFKITEEIGKGQIRIIPDIVINGAGTGSDGSLNGLMGLKLLEQIEERKTGQTTKIVPVKTTIDPQPDAQE; this is encoded by the coding sequence ATGGAACTCGTACCTTTCCTTTCGGGCTGGGCCTGGGTGGTTGCGCTTTTTTTGGCGATTGTACTCTATAAATGGGTGCTTCGCTTTCTGTTCGGTATGGTAATTGTGCCCGAAGACCGAATCGGGCTGGTTACAAAAAAATATGTGTTGGTGGGCGACGCACGTGGCTTGCCCGACGGTCGGATCATTGCAACGAAAGGCGAAGCCGGTTATCAGGCGCAAACACTGGCTCCGGGTCTGTACTGGTGGATGTGGCCCTGGCAGTATGGTATCGCCATGCAGCCATTTACGGTTATTCCTGAAGGAAAAATTGGCCTGGTACTAGCCAACGACGGCACCGAATTGCCAACGGGTAATATTCTGGCCCGTCGGGTCGACTGCGACAATTTTCAGGATACCGAACGATTTCTGACCAACAACGGGCAGAAAGGACGACAAACGGCCTTACTTACGCCCGGAACGTACCGGATCAACCCCTATGCTTTCACGATCACGATTGCCGATATGACCGTTATTCATGAGAATATGGTCGGCGTTATTACCACGCTCGATGGTGCTCCTTTGCCTCCGGGGCAGATTGCCGGACGGCATATCGAAGGACATAACAACTTCCAGAATATTGATTATTTTCTGCAACAGGGTGGTAATCGTGGCTTGCAGCCGCAGGTGGTGCTTGCTGGGTCGTACTATATTAATCCCTGGGCGGTGCAGATTGAAGAAATCCCGATGACAGAAGTACCAATTGGGCATGTTGGCGTTGTGATTTCATATATTGGTGAAGATGGCGAAGACCTGACGGGTGAGTCGTTTAAACACGGAAACATTGTTCGGAAAGGATTCCGGGGCGTTTGGATGGAACCGCTGGGTCCAGGAAAATACCCGATCAACAGCTACACCATGAAAGTCGAAGGTGTACCAACGACCAACCTGGTGCTGAACTGGGCCAATGCCCGTACAGAAGCTCATGCTCTCGACCGCAACCTCTCGACCATTACCGTCCGGTCAAAAGACGGTTTCCCGTTCAACCTCGACGTGGCTCAAATTATTCATATTCCATCCGTTGAGGCCCCGAAAGTGATTGCCCGGTTTGGGAGCATGACCAATCTTGTGTCGCAGGTGCTGGAGCCAACCATCGGTAACTATTTCCGAAACTCAGCTCAGGATTCGGACGTAATCGCCTTTTTGAGTACCCGAAAAGAACGGCAGGAAGCCGCTCGGGAACATATTCGGGCAGTGCTGGAAGTTTATAACGTAAACGCCGTCGATACGTTGATTGGTGATATTGTGCCACCCGACAGTCTGATGAAAACCCTGACCGATCGGAAAATTGCACAGGAAGAGGAAAAAACCTACGAAACGCAACGAATGGCCCAGGAAAAACGGCAAGGCATGGAGCGCGAAACGGCGCTGGCCGACATTCAGCGTGAGGTGGTTAAGGCGCAGCAGAGTGTAGAAATAGCCCAGCGTACGGCCGATGCTGCGGTGAAAAAATCGGAAGGGGAAGCACGCAGCCTGAAACTTCAGGTTGGTGCCGAGGCCGAAGCCACCAAAATCAGGGCCGAGGCTAATGCCGAAGCGCGTCGTCGGCAGGCAGCAGCTGATGCCGAAGCTACCAAGCTAACCGCCGAGGCCGAAGCTGAACGAATTGCCAAGACCGGTACGGCTGAAGCTGAGAAAATTCTGGCCATTGGCCGTTCGACCGCCGAAGCCTACGAATTGCAGGTGAAAGCGATGGGCGACGAAAACTTTACCCGTTTCAAGATCACCGAAGAAATTGGTAAAGGACAGATTCGCATCATTCCCGACATTGTGATCAACGGTGCCGGTACTGGTTCCGACGGATCGCTCAATGGGCTGATGGGTCTCAAACTGCTTGAACAGATCGAAGAACGAAAAACCGGGCAAACCACAAAAATCGTTCCCGTAAAAACCACTATCGATCCCCAGCCTGACGCGCAGGAATAA
- a CDS encoding DUF2306 domain-containing protein: MTTYLQKPLLYIGYALITLVALYVLMYFVPSFQMPFLDHKPLHNVVWRLAFWTHVGLGAFALALGPFQLSVKRRLRNVDRHRALGKVYILSILIASICAFYASFFADTGWIASLGFACLAVVWFSTTLRAYQAIRNGQIDQHRAWMYRSYAATLAAVSLRLILPFELAVLHLPFTIAYPVVAWLCWVPNLIIVEWWLRQKQSGTMAPPTRI, encoded by the coding sequence ATGACGACTTACCTACAAAAACCGCTGCTCTATATTGGCTACGCACTTATCACACTGGTGGCCTTGTATGTGCTGATGTACTTTGTACCCAGCTTTCAGATGCCGTTTCTGGATCATAAACCCCTCCACAATGTTGTCTGGCGCCTTGCCTTCTGGACGCACGTTGGCCTGGGAGCCTTTGCGTTAGCGTTAGGTCCCTTTCAGTTGTCGGTCAAACGGCGGCTTCGCAATGTGGACCGCCATAGGGCACTCGGCAAAGTGTACATTCTGAGTATACTTATAGCCAGTATATGCGCTTTCTACGCTTCCTTTTTTGCCGATACGGGTTGGATAGCGAGTTTGGGGTTTGCCTGTCTGGCGGTGGTATGGTTCTCTACAACGCTACGTGCCTATCAGGCTATCCGAAACGGGCAGATCGACCAGCATAGAGCCTGGATGTATCGAAGTTATGCCGCAACCCTGGCGGCCGTAAGCCTGCGCCTTATTTTGCCATTCGAATTAGCCGTTCTGCATTTACCCTTTACGATAGCCTATCCGGTGGTTGCCTGGTTATGCTGGGTTCCGAACCTGATTATAGTCGAATGGTGGCTCAGGCAGAAGCAGTCAGGTACAATGGCACCGCCGACGCGAATCTAA
- a CDS encoding malate:quinone oxidoreductase — protein MAKRNKAVEKGPDVILIGAGIMSATLGVLLKELQPNLTIEIYERLDSAAAESSDAWNNAGTGHSAFCELNYTPEKEDGSIDGTKAIKIAESFEQSKQFWAYLVENGFLKDAPNFIRSIPHMSFVWGNENVNYLRKRYETLQKNYLFHGMQYSEDRHQLADWMPLVMEDRDPSQPVAATRMEIGTDVNFGALTRAMFRQLYDMPGVRIYFAHEVRDLWRSKSLGGWKIRVENVTTNQVRDVQTQFIFIGAGGGSLRLLEKSDIPESRGFGGFPVSGQWLKCVNPDVIERHQAKVYGKASVGAPPMSVPHLDTRMIEGKRELLFGPYAGFSTKFLKSGSYLDLPKSIQLSNMAPMLMAGMHNIPLTKYLIQQVMQSPEDRLNALKEYYPDAKMEDWELEIAGQRVQVIKKDEEEGGVLEFGTEVVSAADGSIAALLGASPGASTAVSIMLDLLKRCFPNQLATEAWQQKLKEMIPSYGQVLANNPELGQEIRKHTSEVLGLGVYEFTPNE, from the coding sequence ATGGCGAAACGAAATAAAGCAGTAGAAAAAGGTCCTGATGTTATCCTGATCGGGGCCGGTATTATGAGTGCTACGTTAGGGGTGTTGCTGAAAGAATTGCAGCCCAATCTAACTATTGAAATTTACGAACGGCTCGACAGTGCGGCTGCCGAAAGCTCCGACGCCTGGAACAATGCAGGCACAGGTCACTCAGCCTTTTGCGAACTCAACTATACGCCCGAAAAAGAAGACGGTAGCATTGACGGAACGAAGGCAATCAAAATTGCCGAATCGTTTGAACAATCGAAGCAATTTTGGGCGTATCTGGTCGAAAATGGCTTTTTAAAGGATGCTCCAAACTTTATTCGTTCTATTCCGCACATGAGTTTTGTGTGGGGCAATGAGAATGTGAATTACCTCAGGAAACGGTACGAAACGCTTCAGAAAAACTACCTTTTCCACGGAATGCAGTACTCGGAAGATCGCCACCAACTGGCTGACTGGATGCCGCTGGTTATGGAAGACCGTGATCCGTCGCAACCTGTAGCGGCAACGCGTATGGAAATTGGTACCGATGTGAACTTTGGCGCCTTAACGCGGGCCATGTTTCGGCAACTATACGATATGCCGGGCGTTCGGATTTATTTTGCTCACGAAGTACGCGACCTCTGGCGGTCGAAATCGCTGGGGGGCTGGAAAATTCGGGTCGAAAACGTAACAACCAATCAGGTGCGCGATGTGCAGACCCAGTTTATTTTCATCGGTGCGGGTGGTGGCTCGCTGCGTCTGCTCGAAAAATCCGACATTCCCGAAAGCCGTGGCTTTGGTGGTTTCCCGGTTAGTGGCCAATGGCTCAAATGCGTAAATCCTGATGTTATCGAACGCCATCAGGCCAAAGTGTACGGCAAAGCATCGGTAGGCGCTCCACCGATGTCGGTACCGCACCTCGACACACGCATGATTGAAGGTAAACGCGAACTATTGTTTGGTCCATACGCTGGTTTCTCGACCAAGTTTTTGAAGAGTGGCTCGTATCTGGATTTGCCAAAATCGATTCAGTTGAGCAATATGGCACCGATGCTGATGGCTGGGATGCACAATATTCCGCTCACAAAGTATCTGATTCAGCAGGTTATGCAGTCGCCCGAAGATCGATTGAATGCACTGAAAGAATATTATCCGGATGCCAAAATGGAAGACTGGGAGTTGGAAATTGCTGGTCAGCGAGTACAGGTCATCAAAAAAGACGAAGAAGAAGGTGGTGTGCTTGAGTTCGGAACGGAAGTGGTCAGTGCGGCCGATGGTAGCATTGCGGCCCTATTGGGTGCATCGCCGGGTGCATCAACTGCTGTTTCGATCATGCTTGACCTGCTGAAGCGTTGCTTTCCCAACCAACTGGCCACGGAAGCCTGGCAGCAAAAGCTGAAAGAAATGATTCCGAGTTATGGTCAGGTGCTGGCTAACAACCCCGAGCTTGGTCAGGAAATCCGTAAACACACCAGCGAAGTGCTGGGTTTAGGTGTTTATGAATTTACGCCTAACGAATAA
- a CDS encoding MFS transporter: protein MQTEKTQKPSAVTKPTLSFWQIWNMSFGFLGIQYGFGLQQANMSPIYRYLGADEASIPGLWLAGPLTGLLLQPIIGAVSDRSWSPRWGRRKPFILAGALAGSIAMIFMPNSSYVWMAAGLMWMLDAGLNSAMEPFRAFVGDMLNDKQRPTGFAIQSFMVGFGQTLANLMPYLLPLLGISMVMSEDQLANGIPNSVRYPFYIGAAAILISVLWTIRTTKEYPPVNDSYKAPHVFTDKEKKSITFWHLALALGGAILAFFFAARIGGFAVGALWGLGVLAGSYLFLMLPIFKEVLASLSAMPTVMKQLWWVKFFTWYGLPLMWQYLSLAAAKYAFNAPDTISNKAGFEEGTKWGGLCFAMFSISCAVISVFIPRIAKAIGSARATHALFLTIGAMGFFLTLTSNDKMVYLVGMTIIGFAWGSIMSMPYLLLASAVPKERMGVYMGIFNGFICVPQFIGMLTVPLYYKPLLGDDPRNALVLAGICLLLAAASCFLVKETRKRDEATIPIEFG from the coding sequence ATGCAGACTGAAAAAACTCAGAAACCCTCCGCCGTGACTAAACCTACATTGAGTTTTTGGCAAATCTGGAATATGAGCTTCGGCTTTTTGGGGATTCAATACGGCTTTGGCCTGCAACAGGCCAATATGAGTCCTATTTATCGCTACCTGGGTGCCGATGAAGCCTCTATTCCTGGTCTTTGGCTCGCTGGCCCATTGACAGGTTTATTACTCCAGCCTATCATCGGCGCGGTTTCGGATCGTAGCTGGTCGCCACGGTGGGGCCGTCGAAAGCCATTTATTCTGGCGGGGGCATTGGCTGGGAGCATTGCAATGATTTTTATGCCAAATTCGTCATATGTCTGGATGGCAGCGGGGTTGATGTGGATGCTCGATGCAGGCCTAAATTCAGCGATGGAGCCTTTTCGGGCGTTTGTGGGCGATATGCTCAATGACAAACAACGTCCGACCGGTTTTGCCATCCAATCGTTTATGGTTGGATTTGGGCAAACCTTAGCCAATTTGATGCCTTATTTACTGCCCCTGTTAGGTATATCGATGGTCATGTCAGAAGATCAACTAGCGAATGGAATTCCTAACTCGGTGCGATATCCCTTCTACATAGGAGCTGCTGCCATTCTGATCTCCGTGCTCTGGACAATCCGTACGACGAAAGAATATCCCCCCGTCAACGACAGCTACAAAGCGCCACACGTATTTACAGATAAAGAAAAAAAATCGATTACGTTCTGGCATCTGGCTTTAGCCTTAGGAGGAGCTATTCTGGCTTTCTTTTTTGCTGCCCGTATAGGAGGTTTTGCAGTCGGAGCGCTATGGGGCTTAGGTGTGTTAGCTGGCAGTTACCTGTTCCTGATGCTTCCTATTTTCAAAGAAGTACTGGCTTCGCTCTCGGCTATGCCAACCGTAATGAAACAGCTTTGGTGGGTCAAATTCTTTACCTGGTATGGCCTGCCGCTCATGTGGCAGTATCTATCGCTGGCAGCGGCTAAATACGCTTTCAACGCGCCCGATACGATTTCCAACAAAGCTGGTTTTGAAGAAGGCACCAAATGGGGAGGTCTTTGCTTTGCCATGTTCAGTATCTCCTGTGCCGTTATTTCGGTTTTTATTCCGCGCATTGCCAAGGCCATCGGTAGTGCACGCGCCACACACGCGCTGTTCCTGACGATAGGGGCAATGGGCTTTTTTCTGACGCTCACCTCCAATGATAAAATGGTCTATCTTGTTGGTATGACGATTATCGGGTTTGCCTGGGGCTCTATCATGTCGATGCCTTATCTCTTACTGGCAAGTGCAGTCCCCAAAGAACGGATGGGCGTTTATATGGGCATTTTTAATGGCTTTATCTGCGTACCACAATTTATTGGTATGCTTACCGTACCGCTTTATTACAAACCCCTGCTGGGCGACGATCCGCGCAACGCACTTGTGCTGGCGGGTATCTGCCTGTTGCTGGCAGCCGCTTCCTGCTTCCTGGTAAAAGAAACCAGAAAGCGCGATGAGGCAACCATCCCTATTGAATTTGGTTAG
- a CDS encoding BamA/TamA family outer membrane protein: MTPNCRLPVVLLLAAFLLSVLSASASTPVDSSRSVIVRSVTLQGNYRTRDRIILREMTLHVGDTVRLAELPGRLAWDQRNISNTNLFVTVDLSTILIPPDDSTQVGWLDLSVAMKERWYLIAYPVFDLADRNFNEWWYDRGRDLRRVIYGARLSYRNVTGNNDVLQVIFERGFLQRTVLSYSKPYIDRAQRIGLRVDLSYSTNKEIPYRTQFDKWVYVKNEEQLRSRAYAAVILTHRRGLYHYHTLDTRYSRNTIADTIARLNPDYFLDSRTEQQYMSISYGYRYDRRDNVSYPLRGTLFTGVVGVAGILPHDNFHFLDVSASLTRYWPLGGKFYATGTVRARSTWPTRQPYFNLRGLGNSVDMVRGYELFVIDGQRTAIWRNSIRYQLFNTRKQLNWLHIRQFNTLPIAAYITAFGDAGYVCSTVAEQYQSRLANQLLLGTGMSLDIVTYYNFVMRFSGTINRQGNTGFFFNLAQQF; encoded by the coding sequence ATGACTCCGAACTGTCGGCTTCCGGTCGTTTTACTGCTCGCGGCTTTTTTACTCTCCGTTTTGAGTGCGTCAGCCAGTACGCCGGTAGATTCGTCGCGGTCAGTGATTGTTCGGTCTGTAACACTTCAGGGAAATTACCGCACCCGCGATCGAATAATTCTTCGGGAAATGACCCTCCACGTTGGCGATACTGTACGACTGGCCGAACTGCCAGGCAGGCTCGCCTGGGATCAGCGCAACATCAGCAATACTAACCTGTTTGTAACCGTCGATTTGTCAACAATTTTGATACCTCCCGATGATTCGACACAGGTAGGGTGGCTCGACCTGAGCGTAGCTATGAAGGAACGGTGGTATCTGATTGCTTACCCCGTATTCGATCTGGCCGACCGTAATTTTAATGAATGGTGGTATGACCGGGGGCGCGATCTGCGCCGGGTAATTTACGGCGCCCGACTTAGCTACCGAAACGTAACGGGCAATAACGATGTCCTTCAGGTAATTTTTGAACGGGGGTTTTTGCAGCGCACGGTGCTATCGTACTCAAAACCGTATATCGATCGGGCTCAGCGGATTGGGTTGCGCGTCGACCTGTCGTATAGCACCAACAAAGAAATTCCCTACCGAACCCAGTTCGATAAATGGGTATATGTGAAAAATGAAGAGCAGTTGCGCTCGCGAGCCTATGCTGCCGTCATACTGACCCACCGGCGTGGTCTGTATCACTATCATACACTCGATACGCGCTACTCGCGAAACACCATCGCCGATACCATTGCCCGGTTGAATCCTGATTATTTTCTGGATTCGCGCACCGAACAGCAGTATATGTCGATCAGCTATGGTTACCGATACGATCGGCGGGATAACGTTTCTTATCCACTTCGCGGAACGCTGTTTACGGGGGTAGTAGGAGTGGCCGGTATTTTACCGCACGACAATTTTCACTTTTTAGATGTGTCGGCTTCGCTGACGCGCTATTGGCCATTGGGGGGTAAGTTTTATGCAACAGGTACGGTTCGTGCCCGTTCGACATGGCCAACGCGCCAACCGTATTTTAACCTCCGGGGCTTAGGTAATTCGGTTGATATGGTGCGGGGGTATGAATTATTTGTGATCGATGGCCAACGGACAGCTATCTGGCGTAATAGCATTCGGTATCAGTTATTCAATACCCGCAAGCAATTAAACTGGCTTCACATTCGACAGTTCAATACATTGCCCATAGCAGCTTATATTACGGCCTTTGGCGATGCTGGTTATGTTTGTAGCACGGTGGCAGAACAGTATCAGAGTCGATTGGCCAATCAACTCCTGTTAGGGACGGGGATGAGCCTTGATATTGTTACGTATTATAATTTTGTCATGCGTTTCAGCGGTACCATCAACCGGCAGGGGAACACCGGTTTCTTCTTCAATCTGGCGCAGCAATTTTAG
- a CDS encoding LytTR family DNA-binding domain-containing protein: MKRKKLLDHIVVRNLLGLLALLVVHYLTDLYAIDQRPGFSKLSPYLYLLLLYGWLVFHNRMLFERFFLLGRKGAYLGWMFLLMALGSFNMNFILHTEFGIQRTLPFIVNFWVYTVTGLGVYMTYRYLYANRQENRIPLTETEPHSENAGYFGCMVDGVRQPIAYDSILYIESLENYVKVITKPKTYVTRLTLKEAEKRLPKRQFVRISRSYIVNTAHVDRSEADMVWVGTKELRIGKVYKRYVAEQFTTE, from the coding sequence ATGAAACGCAAGAAGCTGCTCGATCATATTGTTGTCAGGAATTTGCTGGGGCTGCTGGCTTTGCTGGTCGTTCATTACCTCACCGATCTCTATGCGATAGATCAGCGACCGGGGTTTTCGAAACTATCTCCTTATCTATACCTGCTCTTGCTATATGGCTGGCTGGTTTTTCATAACCGGATGCTATTTGAGCGATTCTTTCTGCTGGGACGTAAAGGGGCTTATCTGGGCTGGATGTTTCTGTTAATGGCTCTCGGTTCGTTCAATATGAATTTTATCCTGCATACTGAATTTGGTATCCAGCGAACGTTGCCTTTTATCGTCAATTTCTGGGTATACACCGTTACGGGGCTGGGCGTGTATATGACGTATCGATACCTGTATGCAAATCGGCAGGAGAACAGGATACCCCTAACCGAAACGGAACCACATTCAGAAAACGCTGGCTATTTTGGGTGTATGGTCGATGGCGTTCGTCAGCCTATTGCCTATGACAGCATTCTCTATATCGAAAGTCTGGAAAACTATGTAAAAGTGATCACGAAACCCAAAACGTACGTAACCCGACTGACGCTGAAAGAAGCCGAAAAGCGATTGCCCAAACGGCAGTTTGTGCGAATTAGCCGGTCATATATTGTGAACACCGCACACGTCGACCGATCTGAGGCAGACATGGTCTGGGTTGGTACAAAAGAGCTACGGATTGGTAAAGTGTATAAACGCTATGTGGCCGAGCAGTTTACTACTGAATAA
- the mtgA gene encoding monofunctional biosynthetic peptidoglycan transglycosylase produces the protein MNTSQRPANTFRTASQQPRPKLDHSPVQRLQKSGRWQQTRRFIRDRPILERVYWFFIKVFLWLFFGSLGYVVALKYVPVFVTPLMVSRWMDADGSEGTHIYKKWRSYDEISKEAALAVVASEDQAFPTHWGFDFDEIQDAIKENQHRKRPRGASTISQQVAKNVFLWNGRSYIRKGLEVYFTVLIELIWGKKRILEVYLNVAETGPMTFGVEAASQRFYGHSAATLTRSEAARIAAVLPNPIQFSIKNPSTYILRRTTQISRQMRYLGGQKYIQNL, from the coding sequence ATGAATACTTCTCAGCGCCCTGCCAATACATTCAGGACGGCTTCTCAGCAACCTCGTCCCAAGTTGGATCATTCGCCGGTTCAACGTCTTCAGAAAAGTGGACGCTGGCAACAAACACGCCGGTTTATTCGCGACCGGCCAATTCTGGAGCGTGTCTACTGGTTTTTTATCAAGGTTTTTCTCTGGCTGTTTTTTGGATCACTTGGTTACGTTGTGGCATTGAAATATGTGCCGGTGTTTGTAACGCCCCTGATGGTGTCGCGCTGGATGGACGCCGATGGATCGGAGGGAACGCACATTTATAAAAAATGGCGATCATACGACGAAATCAGCAAAGAAGCAGCCCTGGCCGTGGTGGCGTCTGAAGACCAGGCCTTTCCGACACACTGGGGGTTTGATTTTGATGAAATTCAGGACGCTATCAAGGAAAATCAGCATCGGAAGCGGCCACGCGGAGCCAGCACCATTTCGCAGCAGGTAGCTAAAAACGTGTTTTTGTGGAATGGCCGCAGCTATATTCGCAAAGGGCTGGAGGTTTATTTCACCGTTCTGATCGAGTTGATCTGGGGAAAGAAGCGTATTTTGGAGGTTTATCTGAACGTTGCCGAAACCGGACCAATGACTTTTGGGGTAGAAGCGGCTTCTCAACGATTTTATGGGCATTCGGCTGCTACCTTAACCCGAAGCGAAGCGGCCCGTATTGCCGCTGTATTACCAAACCCAATTCAATTTTCCATTAAAAACCCGTCGACCTACATTTTGCGCCGGACTACTCAGATTTCCCGTCAGATGCGCTATCTGGGCGGACAGAAGTACATTCAAAATCTTTAA
- a CDS encoding carbohydrate kinase produces the protein MTTSTRPYTLLSVGELLADFIGHYVSSSLLDSLDFRRYQGGSPANMAANMARLGNKTAMVACVGNDNIGKYLVREVAEAGVDTQSIAIDPLEPTTIVLVSRTAGTPDFVAYRHADCQIKSEQIPDSLLAQVQLFHTTCFALSRKPAQDTIVEAAKRAQAAGCQVSIDANYAPSIWPDREQAWRVLSDYCSAGALVKLSEDDAARLYGEPQPTERILNDFHQMGATMICFTLGREGSLVSYDGGSRQARIPGKKVDVVDVTGAGDAYWAGFLTAFVDGHTPEQCAQAGAVLAQMKLTRQGPLPGKIDRAVLYEG, from the coding sequence ATGACAACCTCCACCCGCCCCTATACACTTCTTTCGGTTGGCGAACTACTGGCCGACTTTATTGGGCATTATGTATCGAGCAGTTTGCTGGATTCACTGGATTTTCGGCGCTATCAGGGTGGTAGTCCGGCTAATATGGCAGCCAATATGGCCCGTTTAGGCAACAAAACAGCCATGGTAGCCTGTGTTGGTAATGATAACATTGGCAAATATCTGGTCAGAGAGGTTGCCGAAGCGGGCGTCGATACACAGTCGATTGCCATCGACCCATTAGAACCAACTACCATTGTGCTGGTATCGCGCACGGCCGGAACTCCCGATTTTGTGGCCTACCGACATGCCGACTGCCAGATCAAATCCGAACAAATACCTGATTCGCTTCTGGCGCAGGTTCAGTTGTTTCATACAACCTGTTTTGCACTTAGTCGTAAACCAGCTCAGGATACCATTGTTGAAGCCGCCAAACGCGCACAGGCTGCGGGCTGCCAGGTTAGTATTGACGCCAACTATGCGCCTTCTATCTGGCCCGACCGCGAACAGGCATGGCGCGTACTGTCCGACTACTGCTCGGCGGGAGCCCTGGTGAAACTCAGCGAAGATGATGCCGCCCGGCTCTATGGTGAACCCCAGCCAACCGAACGGATTCTGAACGATTTTCACCAAATGGGAGCCACAATGATCTGTTTTACGCTCGGCCGCGAAGGTAGCCTGGTTTCGTATGATGGCGGTAGTCGGCAGGCTAGAATCCCTGGCAAAAAAGTCGATGTGGTCGACGTAACGGGTGCGGGCGATGCCTACTGGGCAGGTTTTCTGACGGCCTTTGTCGATGGACACACACCCGAGCAATGTGCTCAGGCCGGAGCCGTGCTGGCCCAGATGAAACTCACCCGGCAAGGACCACTCCCCGGCAAAATCGACCGGGCAGTATTGTATGAGGGGTAG